The Candidatus Limnocylindrales bacterium DNA window GGCCGTCGTCGTGCAGATGGCGTGCCCGAGCTGCGACTCGTGGCACCTGGCGATCTCGCACTACGTGCCGCTGCTCGTGGCCGCGTGGGTAGCGGCGATGCTGTCGCCGGTCGTGCTGTCGCTGCGGGCGCCGGAATCCCGCTCGTAGACGACGGCGACCCGGCCGGCGACACTCGTTGTCTTCGAAGCCGGACCTGTCTATCTGCGGTGCCCATGAGCACCAGCGCAGTAACCGTAACGATCGAAAACACGACGGCCGTCGTCACCGTCGACGACGGCCGTGCAAACGCCTTGTCGGCCGACGTCCTCGACGGCCTCGGCGAGGCGCTCGACCGTGCGGAGACGGATGACGTCGCGGCGGTCGTGATGACCGGACGTGCCGGCCGCTTCTGTGCAGGTTTCGATCTGACGGTAATGATGGCCGGTGCGCGCGAGCGCCGCGTGCTCGTCGAAAAGGGCGCGCATCTGTTCCTTCGCATGGCCGAGTTTCCTCGCCCGATCGTGCTCGCGTGCAGCGGCCATGCGCTGGCGGCGGGAGCGGTGTGGCTGTGCTGCGTCGACTGGCGGATCGGGGCCGACATCGATGCCAAGATCGGCCTGAACGAAGTGGCCATCGGAATGCCGCTGCCGATTTTTGCGATGGAGGTCGCGCGCGAGCGGCTGTCGAAGCGGCATTTCCTTGCCGCCACGGCGCACGCCCGCATCTACCAGCCGCGCGAAGCAGTCGATGCCGGCTATCTCGACGAGGTGGTGCCGGCCGCCGACCTGTTGAGCGCCGCGAAGGCGAAAGCCGCAGCCCTCGCACAGCTCAAGCAGCCCGCGTTCGCGCTCACCAAAAAGTCCGCGATGCGCGCAACGCTGCGCCACATCCGCGACACGCTCGAAGAAGACATGGACCGCGTCGGCTAGGGGGACTGGAGGGATCTGGAGGGGACTGGTACGGATTTCCCAAAGCGAGGCGACAAGTACACATCTTCGCACCGGGAAATCTGTACCTGTGCCCGTTTTCGACCGGAGCAGAAATGGAAGTTTTCGATCACATCTCCGAAGACCTGGCCGCGTTCATCGCCGAGCAGCCGATGTTTTTCGTGGCCACGGCCCCGCTTTCCGGCGGACACGTCAACCTGTCGCCGAAAGGCCTCGATACGCTGCGCGTGATCGGACCGACGATGGTCGCGTACCTCGATCTTACCGGCAGCGGCAACGAAACCTCGTCGCATCTTGCCGAGAACGGCCGCCTTACGCTGATGCTGTGCAGCTTCGGTGCGAGGACGATGATCCTTCGCCTCTACGGCCGCGGACGCACCGTGCTGCCGGACGATCACGCCTACGGACTGCTGCGCCCGCATTTCGGTGACATCGTCGGCGAGCGCCAGATCATCGTGCTCGACGTCGAGCGCGTGCAGACGTCGTGCGGCTACGCGGTGCCGCGCATGGACAATCCGCGCCAGCGCGACACGCTGGTGCGCTGGGCCGAGAAGAAGGGCGACGAAGGCCTGAAGAACTACCGCGCCGAGAAGAACGCGCTCAGCATCGACGGACTTCCGGCACCGATCGGGCGCACGCGATCCACCGATTGACCTGCGATTCCCTGCGATCGGCTTGGACGATCGGCGACCGGCGACGACCGACCTGCAACTGACCCGCGCGCGGCCGCCTTGAGGTCGCGCGACTGCGGTGCCACGATCCATCCGCGTGACGCTTCCACGAATTCGGTTCACCATCTGGTCCGATGTGCTGTGTCCGTGGTGTTACAACGCTGCGGTCTGCCTCGAACGCGTCCAGCACGACGTCCGCGACAAAGTCCGCCTCGATCTCGTCTACAAAAGCTATCTGCTGCGGCCGAATCCGGAGCCGAAGTCGCCGGAACGATTCCGCCGTTATACCGAATCGTGGCTGCGGCCGGCTGCGCAGCCCGATGCCGGCGAATTTCGCGTGTGGCAGACCGACGAGCCGCCGCCGTCGCATTCGCTGCCGCCGGCGATCGCCGTCAAGGCTGCCGCGCGACAGAAGAGCAGCGGTGAGAACGACACCTTCACGACGTATCATCGCGCGCTGATGCAAGCGTACTTCGCGCGCAATCTCGACGTGACGTCGCGCCGCAACATCCTCCTCGTCGCGCGCGAATGCGGACTCGACGAATCGGCGATGGAGCGTGATCTCGACGATCCGGCGCTCGCTGCGCTCGTCGTCGCCGAGCACAACGAAGCGTTCGAGCTCGGCATCTCCGGCGTGCCGTGCGTCGTCATCGATGGCGGGTTCCAGCTGCCCGGCAGCCAGGAACGCGCCGTGTACGAACGCGTGATCGATCGTCTGCTGGCGCGCATTGCGTCGCCCGCAGATCAAGGAGTCCTATGAGCCTGCACACCACCGAACTGACGCTCATGCATGCGCTTCGCGCGGAAGCGGGCGAGCTTTCCCAGCGTATGGTCGCCAACCGCCGCCGCATCCACATGTTCCCGGAACTCGGGCTTCGCCTTCCGGCTACCGAAGCGGTGATCGTCGAAGAGCTGAAACGGATCGGTGTCGATTCGATCAAAACTGGCGAAGCGCTGAGCTCGGTAGTCGCCGAGATCAGAGGAATCGGCGGGACGGCGGGCCGGCCGCAGACGGTCGCGCTTCGTGCCGACATGGATGCGCTGCCGCTCGGCGAGCACAACGATCTCGACTTCGCGTCGAAGAACACGGGCTGCATGCACGCCTGCGGCCACGACGCGCACATCTCGATGCTGCTCGGGGCGGCGGAGATTCTGGTTGCGCGGCGAGCGGGCTTCGGTGGAACGGTGCGTCTTCTGTTCCAGCCGGGCGAGGAAGGCTACGGCGGGGCGAGAATCATGATCGAGGAAGAAGCGCTTGCGGGCGTCGATGCGG harbors:
- a CDS encoding crotonase/enoyl-CoA hydratase family protein; translated protein: MSTSAVTVTIENTTAVVTVDDGRANALSADVLDGLGEALDRAETDDVAAVVMTGRAGRFCAGFDLTVMMAGARERRVLVEKGAHLFLRMAEFPRPIVLACSGHALAAGAVWLCCVDWRIGADIDAKIGLNEVAIGMPLPIFAMEVARERLSKRHFLAATAHARIYQPREAVDAGYLDEVVPAADLLSAAKAKAAALAQLKQPAFALTKKSAMRATLRHIRDTLEEDMDRVG
- a CDS encoding DsbA family protein, giving the protein MTLPRIRFTIWSDVLCPWCYNAAVCLERVQHDVRDKVRLDLVYKSYLLRPNPEPKSPERFRRYTESWLRPAAQPDAGEFRVWQTDEPPPSHSLPPAIAVKAAARQKSSGENDTFTTYHRALMQAYFARNLDVTSRRNILLVARECGLDESAMERDLDDPALAALVVAEHNEAFELGISGVPCVVIDGGFQLPGSQERAVYERVIDRLLARIASPADQGVL
- a CDS encoding pyridoxamine 5'-phosphate oxidase family protein — encoded protein: MEVFDHISEDLAAFIAEQPMFFVATAPLSGGHVNLSPKGLDTLRVIGPTMVAYLDLTGSGNETSSHLAENGRLTLMLCSFGARTMILRLYGRGRTVLPDDHAYGLLRPHFGDIVGERQIIVLDVERVQTSCGYAVPRMDNPRQRDTLVRWAEKKGDEGLKNYRAEKNALSIDGLPAPIGRTRSTD